Genomic DNA from Theobroma cacao cultivar B97-61/B2 chromosome 3, Criollo_cocoa_genome_V2, whole genome shotgun sequence:
ATGGTTTCTACTACCAGTGCAAATGAAtttgtgggttttttttttgttttaatttatgggttttttaattttttttatttgctgGATTATGAGTTGCTTGATAGACAAGAGAATGGTAGGAAAGTTTTGGAATTTAAGGTCAattaatgaagatattttagtttttctttttaatgtgACGTTTTTGGATTGAATTTGGTGTGGATTTTGTTTCATTGTTAGCTTGTTTTACTCAAATTTCAGTTCTTTCTTTAAGTCTCTCCTTGTAGCTAAAGCCAAGTTCTGGGCTTTGCTTGACTTCAATTCATTGaggttgaaaaaaattatattttcaattcaaaatttgggttcattgtggttttatttttagatgTAGATGTTTTAATTCACTAGTAAACTAAGTTTTGAGAGGTAAGGTATGATAAATGGTTTAAATTGGAACTGGTTTAGACGCATATGAGTTAATGTTGGTTTATATTCGGAATCATGATGGCTTATAGTTTAGATTTTAACAGAATGATTCAAATGGAAAACGGGTGAAATCATCGACAAAGAATGAAAATGCAATTTCTAAAGCTGAGGTGGAAACAAGTTCTGCAGCTGGTAGCAAGCCAGAACAGTATGGTAAACCTACTGAACCGCCTAAGCAAGACTATATTCATGTCAGAGCCAGAAGGGGTCAAGCTACGGATAGTCATAGTCTGGCTGAGAGAGTAATTCACTTAAATCTTATCTAATTTCcaattttcaacttaaaatctgAGAAATTTAACTTTCATACTGTAAAACAAACTGTAAATCCAGATTCACGATTCTTGCTGGTTCAGGTGATAATGTGAGTGGTAAAGAAGAGTGGTTCGGGCCCTTTGAAAACATGTTCTTAGAGCAAGTTTTTTCCTTTGCAGGCCAGGAGAGAGAAGATTAGTGAGAGGATGAAGATTCTTCAAGATTTGGTCCCTGGATGTAATAAGGTATTTATTATTGTGGTAGTTGTGTTGTATAGTTCTATATCCTTTGTGTACTCTGATCAGTTCCTTACCACTCAGCCTGAGGAAAAATTGTGATGGTTTGGGTGCCTTTTgctattatttatattttcttattttgttattatattaaaCCTTAACACAAAGTTTTCAATCAGGTCATTGGAAAAGCACTCGTCCTTGATgagataattaattatatccAGTCACTGCAGCGGCAGGTTGAGGTATGGATCTTACGCATCTTGCTGTCTTGGTGTGCCAATTTCTGGGTTTTTAGGCTATCCATTCAAGCCTTAACCTAATAATGCTATGTTGTAGTTCCTGTCAATGAAGCTAGAAGCAGTTAATTCAAGGATGAACATGAGTCCTAGCATCGAAGGCTTTCATTCAAAGGATGTAAGTCTGCTTAAGTTGATTGATCacttaatatttttctcatcATATGAGCTATTAGCATGAATAGCATCAAATTAAAGTCTGATGTGAGTAAAAAACCGCTGCTTCATTTTGAGATCACTCTAGATACTTATCAGAAGCCATTATACTGCTTCTTGACATAAAATTCAGATGGTAAATTCGATTGGTGAATAAAGTAAGACCAAGAGTTCAACTTTGCATTGATGTAGTTTAAGTTACTTGTACTACTGTAGGTTGAATAACTAAGGTCCTCCATCACTGGTTTTATGCATATATTGTGAAATACCAgatctgattttttttgtttgagaaCCCTcggtggggggggggggggtttgTTAAAAAACCTTAATATTTCAGTGTGAAGCAATTTACAACCAAGCCTGAAAGcttaaatcttttttattttttatttagggaAGGGGGATTTGAACCCAACTCTATGAGCAGAAGGATAGATGCACCGATCATTGAGCCAGATGCTCAGGTGTGCCTGAATGCTTAAATTCTATTCAAATGTAATGTAAATCTGTTCTCTGGAAGAGTTATATTCAAAACTTATTCCTCGTAAATTTTCTTTATCAGATTCAGCCACTTTAGTAATGACTACAATGTTAAGGGTCTTCCATCTTCTGGATCCTACCATTATAAGAAATACAGACAAAACTAGTAAGCTTAAATTAAGTACTTGATGGTATCTTTTGAACTCTTCAAGTTTAAAAAAGGAAGACTCTGAGGGTCATGTTTCCTTTAACATAGGCACCAGGCAAGAAGATTCTTGATGTAACTGCTCCCTGTAATCCAAAGTTATCTTTCGAATCTGATCCTAGTTTTTCAACCAACAAATCAGTTATGATTTCCTAAATTCATGTTGTATATATGCAAATATTCAGCACCTTTCTCTCAATTTTTCCTAATTGTTGATTGGTGGATTAGGTAAGAGGACAGTATGTCCCAAAAGTTTGGCTGAAGGAAAGGACATGCAACATATAAATCCCTTTCTAACATGCTATTCTAGGTGCAAGTCTTAATAGGCTTTACGCATGGACTCCCTTCCAGCAAAATTTCGCCTTTGCTCTATGTTGGAACTGATTTTACTTGATAATGTGGTCCTAAAAAATTTGACCATAGAACTGCCTGGAGGAAAGATGTTATATATCCTCTCAGAATGAATCATCCCAAAAGTTTTAACTAATAAGAATGGCCTAAAATACTAAACCAATCTTCAGACTTTTCTGGCTGTGAATCTTGTTTGCATTTTAATTTGCTTAGTTTCTAGAATTTGAATGACATCCATGGCCTTATGGCACTAACATTAACCAAATCAATCATACCATCCTGGAAAACTTGTGAGTTGGTGAGTGAGATTATTATTCCTTGACCAAACAGTTTTGCATCCTGGAGGCTTTTGTTAATTCTCAGTTAATGCTTTGATATGAATTAAGCCGAAGAGATACACACAGATATGAATTAAGCCTAAGAGATGTACACAGATATCTATAAAGTTATATTACCTAGAACATATTATTGAGCATATTAAAGTGCATTTTGCTTCATGACATTTAAGTTCTAAAAGTTTCTTTATGCTTTGTTTTTGTCCAAGACTAgtccaaattttaaattcagtCTTAtgtttatcaaaattttctgcatcatttttttttcttcattaatgTAAGTGTGTGACCTTGTCACTCATTGGTGCTATCACCATATCATGAATGCATACTATTCATCATGTTGATAATTTCCCATAAAGGAATATGTTTTGACTCTCGTAGAATTTGGCAAATGAACTCCAATTGCAGATGTTGATGTCTTGTAATTTACTTTCCTCATGAAGAAAATGCACCTTTACCATTGTTAGcattgttaattagttttagcaAATTTATGATCTTGtgcatataaaaaagaaaaattattggaGCTATGGTATGATTTTCTGAACACGTTAATCTGGTTTTTAAGCTTGGTTCACAACCATTTGATGCTGCTGGAATGATATTTGGTGCACAAGCAGCTAGGGAATATGCTCAAGGATCACAGCCTGAGTGGCTGCAGATGCATGTTGgtggaaattttgaaagggCAACATAATTTGGAGAAACCTTGTTGGCACTCAAAGCAGCAAGAGTAATGTGCTTGTCTTTAGATCAAAGGGGATTGGTTACATCTGTTGCAGAAATGAGTTTGGTAAATGTGGCCTTGTTCTTAAATTTGTCTGGTAGTTTCTATGTCTACGATAAATgcagaatttttatttataattcaaTAACAGCAAAGAGAAGAGGGAGGAAAACTGAGAACAAAACAGGAGAAACAAATCTACCAGGCATATTGACCCAATCAACCAGATCATTTGCATGCATCACTGCACaaagaaatacaaataatattagaaaaatgcaaatatgACAAAATATAAACAAACAATATGGCCCACTAATTTACATTCCTAGAGAATGCATCAAATGCACAACCAAAACGAAGAGTGAAATGTaacaaaattaacataaatgaGTATTTTGGCTTAGATTGAGAGAATGATTTGGTGCAGCGTAGGTTACGTTAGGGAAAAGGGGCGTTTACCACTGTTGACGTAACAAACAGGCCTTACAAACAGAAGAAGTAGAGAATTTTTAAAGAAGCATAAAACCAAGAATAATTCAAAGGGCACCAAGTTAAATAGGTTTTCTTCGGAACCTTTGGGCTATTCCTTCTGCTACTTGTCTAGATAAGAGAAGAACACATTTGGATGTAGAAGCAAACaggtttttaaaaaattaaaaactaaaaatgagaaaatttatgACAGAAGGATTAAGTTTGTACATTCGTAATCAAGTGTAGTTACTTTGTGGGGACTCATTTCGTAAGCGAAAAGCCAAGTAGCGGAAAAACAACAGCAAGACGGAGCGttattcaatgatgaaagGCAAAGTATGGTAGTATGTAGAGATTAAAAAGTATACCATCTTCACGTTCATTTCTACCGGCGTCAACTGGAGCCGGTTCCAAAATGCTCATCGAATTCGCAACTAAATTTGACCAAGGATATTGTTAGCTTTACCATTGATCCTTATTTTGAAATgtcaaaaatcaaatgatcaaaatataaGTGTTTAAGGATATTAAAACACCACAAAACCCCTCAaacatttatataaaaaatggcTTAGTGTTTGAAGTTCAAAATGCCTtagaaacaacttaaaatgCTTAAGGTATCCAGACATTTTGGGTAAGTATTGGGACCTCAAACTTAAAATGCCTCAGAAACAACCTAAGCAAGTATTGAGACTTTCCATGAAGGCATCGAGACATCACCTTTGAAGCCTCAAATTCTACAAGACAAATGCCGATGTATCGAGACCATGCTTCAAAGGTATAATCTACTTGGAGAATTAAGTATCATGTTCTGTCTCGTCACTTTGAGTCtgattatgaaattatttatgGAGTTTCACTAGTTGAGTTATAAATGGTTGGAAAGCTACATGAGTCTATTTTCTAACGAACCAAACGAAAGTGGATTCCAAGTTTCCTATGTAAAGATAtgatgtttttttttgtaaagacAGTGCAAACTGCCTGGCAGCAATGCCAGGGGCAATTTCGAAAATTTTCTACACTTTTACTAAAGTGAACTAAGTGTTGAGATTTACATGGATAGAAATCTTATTAAGTCTAGTTTCTAACGCATCAAACAAATCTCGATTTCGAGTTTCATAGCTTAAGATATGGCCATTTTATTGAATGATGTACAAGCTGTCCAGATTTTTGATTTAGGAGAGTTTGAGTTATTTTGTGTAGTTTCGGATGATAAATAGATTTTAGAGAGTTAAATTGTttctaatttgtttaaatgatTGTTATTTGGCTTTTGTTTATCTTGGAAGGATGCGAGTTTGTTAGGACGAAGAAAGGTAAGTATATCTTCACACATTAATTGCTTCGAAACTATCACATATGCATATTTCTTGAAAgaatcaaacattttatttcattatttttaatatatgaaaatagGGTCAAGCAtgtgatttttgttttgttttgggCTTAATAATATGATGAACATTGCTTTATGAATGATTTTGTTTACTTATGTGACAAATAATGGATTTatgaatgatttgatttaTTCATATGACGAACATTGCTTTATGAATGTTTTGGTTTATTCATATGACAAATATTGATTtatgaatgaaatgaaatcTTTGATCATCTTTAAAGAATGTTTCAAAAGCTATGAATTGATCCTTGGGAAGTGGGATAATTGACACCAGAGCTAGTTCTACGACCCTACTAATAGGATATAATAGTTAGTACACCTCCCTGCTAATGGGATATAATAATTAGTAACAATAATGAGAATGATTAGCTGATACAACCCGTGTCACGGGATATAATAGTGACCATAGCTAAGATGATGAAACTTTACGAGTTTCAACGATTGAAACTATGATTTGCTTGAACGATATTTTAAGGATGATATTTGGTgattaatgatttatgaacTTACGAAATTTCTCATTTTGGATATAATGATTtgtttaaatgtttgaaagtATGATTTAGTGAACTGCTCTTGAATGAACTATATGATATATTGGAAATGATGGTTGATCCAGTAAGGTATGTGTGGTTATACTTCCTGAGCTGTGGTTTACTCATTCCTTTACTTTCAGTTTTGTAGATGACTAGAGATTAAGAGTTTTAGAGTTATGGGAGCTAAGAGAACAATTTTGGGAAGtctatgtcacgacccgatactcccctagagcccgtgacaaccgccgtggtgtcccgatagacactcactacccggaatgtcaacccaagacctcgcaaggcttttctattagtttctcatttcccttgtgagcaaccattgtcaaatatcgtgttctaaaatattttaaactgtttccaactaaaaacaaataaaatattaattttcgtctcataggggtattttggtcatttttctcaaaaatttcgaaactgactaaaacgtaatatacaagtacaaaacacataattcatattcaaaatgagtttaaaagtctaaaatcttcatttaaaacgaaattatggttatttgaatataataagaaaataaaagaaatattaagtaaaatattctattttcttataaaacaatatttatagagttatacgtgaataatttttataacgtaaaagctaaataaatttatacatacttaaatacagtaagccaaaatatttaatttaatttacaataacaagagtgcccccgaataaacaaaagtaaagaggactgtgaacctacggtttggaaaatgcagatcccactgtagtcctcgatgagatcagctatctacagtctatactgaacctgaaatgggtggaaaggagggtggtgagattataaaatcccaatgagtaaacaaacatcatcataaacatctagagttgagtacatggagacaataaagtaaatcatcataaactgggttatagcattagaacacattttgttcaaaacacgtaaagaggcttatgaatctcataaaaatctaggcttgtgccataaatccattctcggggacaccttggccgaggcatcctaccgagaccgccaaggctattaaaattcacatttcacataaatcatgtttttgttttgaaaacatagccgttccttggcgttggctgagttccccctcacgtggtggtttagcgtgaagtgaaccctaaactttaccccaggagataccctacgcgcctctccgttcgaggtaagaatataatggggtttaccgtgcccctctaaaaggctggtccacagaaaccccctactgcagtgattaattaatatataatccaccatataataaaactcaataacatgatatggcaattttgtaattcgtagtttttcaaggtaaccaaacaattcgcatttcaatacaattgccaactagccaatcatgctcgatttatcataagccagttaatttaaacaatcaaattgccacaattaacagtctccgtgtactctatttttcaaaatcactattaatttcaaaacaatttataatttaatttcattgaaactcatttattcataaaacatgaaaatttatctttttaaattcctttttccatagaattcatgaaagcatctaaaaaccaccctagataattaaaatgacagtaagtttactcacaatgtctagaatgcagactttcgaagcactctgtctactggtcctcggatgcaatttccttgcctttatcggaggactcaccaccttgacacagtacaaaatcgagagtttcaccaagttggtactaaatcaaaattaaactaatttagactaccaatgcatgatatggaatgcaaaaatgcactggtaactatctaaacccggtattggcctaattcgtcttatcacccgattaaattcctaacgggtccgtttaaactccaatttaattcttttcagtttctatacctcaattgcacccaaattaacttaatgtccctcagtgtggtgcaaattatcagtcccaacagcaaattacgaaaatacccctagtgggtaaaaattcgtatttttgctccgaaaattcccattatttttctaggctcataattcattattccttaaccaattctcctagaataaaatcaaactcatcctcactcactacatggtaaattcagccattaatggttgggggagaaaataaattcttttcttgttgttttgtttctaaatatgctaaactaactaaaaacactaacataaattaaaatcaaataaatccaacaactttctctctcctaacccattttttcagaattgaattcatcatgaaaacatgtaatttaatcatggaaaataaagagaaatgcttgggaataagaaaactcaagcttaataaaaaaaactcacctttttcacttaatttccttgaaaattcacactttttctttgattttctctctctagggttttgtttttgttttctctctcttcttgctggtttggccggccatggggtggaagatgggctgattttgtgccttttaaaaaggaaaataataaattaataaaggcatgacacatggcatcatgtcattggcccgtttttaaaattttaaaaatttaaacattttatctccaccacatgtttagtcaagggtcaaagatgaagacaaggaagaccatgtgctggaaaaaatatcctggtggtggaaaattacaattttgcccctgaggtggcaaaattaccattttacccctatactccaaattataccgaaattaaaatttttcacttctaaacctcaaatcatacttcaataagtcaaattatactctaataagtcaaatggggtcaaaaaaatcttttctaaaattcccattttgtccccaggtggcaaatgaccattttgcccctagttagtgaaaattccgatttgactccaaattgatcctcaaactccaaattaccattttaagtcatccatgaactgtgaaactcttaatctcaccttaaaattcctatttgatctagttcgaggattaaataaactttgttgtacctctaggtacaataccgacttttgtaaatttttcgggactctcctagcatgcaatcatgctatcatcacatgtatgtcatgaatagtattttataaggtcgggctttacagcactaccccccttaaaataaaattttgacctcaaaatttcacttacctgATTCGAATAAAAGATGtggatattggtttctcatctggctctcgacttcccacgtcatctcctccattcgagcattcttccacaatactttcaccattggaatgctcttgttccttagcactcgatcctttcgatctagaatacgtacaggctgcacctcgaacttcaaatcctcatgcaactcaatgggaggtgtctctaaaatgtgagagggatcgggaacatactttttcaacatcgagacatggaagacattatgaatTCGATCTAACTCTgggggtaattcaagtctgtaagccactggcccaatcctttcaatgatacgaaaaggtccaatgtatcttggattgagctttcccctcttcgcgaatcgaatcacacctttcatcatccaataaataccacaaattatcacaatagtataatcaaataagatttaatacttggaaatttcaaattattacctttccaaggagaaaccttaagaaaaactttatcgtcgacttcaaactccaaatctttccttcgtTTATCCGAATAattcttctgcctatcttgagctgtctttaatCGCTCTCGGATAACTTTGACCTTATCGTTTgtcaaatcaatcaattccacattcaccaatttcctctcacctacttcatcccaacagagcGGAGTTCGgcatttccttccatacaaagcctcgtatggtgccatcccaatactagactgaaaactgttattataagcaaactccaccaatggcaagtgtctgtcccaactcccgataaagtcaatgacacaagcccgtaacatatcctccaaggtctgaatagttctctcagattgaccatctgtctgtggatgaaaggcagtactaaatctcaatttagttccaagagcttcctgaaattttggccaaaatcgagaagtaaatcgagggtctcgatctgacacaatagaaactggGACTCCGTGtaatctcacaatctcatctatataaagtctTGCCAGCCtctcaatagaatacgtgctatggatagccaagaaatgggcggacttagtcaatctatccacaatcacccaaatagcatccttcccactttGTGTCCGCggcaaacccaatacaaagtccatagtcacatgttcccacttccattcaggaatcggtaaaggctgaagagtacctgacggtttttgatgctccgccttgatctgttggcatgtgagacatttcgctacaaactctgctatgtctcgtttcatacccggccaccaataactttctttaatagtccgatacatcttggtgcttccgggatgtaaagcgtaggcggaagaatgagcttcctccaaaatagctcgtctCAATTGATCATCCTTAGGAACACAAATTCGGTCTCTAAGCATGAAAGTACCATCATCgctgagtctaaactcactagcttctccatcttgcagcttttgaacttcctgtttcaaccaatcatcagatttctgcaattctcttatctgattcaacaatgaaggtctcacgacgaaactagcaagtagggttccatcctcaccattattcaactggatccctagagatttcatctcaagtaacatcGGAAAATAAGAACTTTGAAGTGTTGCTAACGacgatgaggatttacgacttaaggcatccgctacaacatttgcttttcccggatgataatcaatcactaagtcataatccttaatcaactccaaccatcgtctctgtctcaagttaagctctttctgggtgagcaaatacttcaaacttttatgatcagaaaaaatccgacaacgctcaccatataaataatgtctccaaatcttcaatgcgaatactactgctgctaactccaagtcatgagtagggtaattcgtctcgtgcttcttcaactgtcgggaagcataagctattactttctcgtcctgcatcaacacacaccctaatcccaacttagatgcatcgctatataccacaaattcttttccactaacaggaagtgttaaaacgggagcagaggttaaccggttctttagctcctgaaatcgattctcacaaacatcatcccactcatacttaactcctttacgagtcaaaCGAGTTAGAGGAGCtgctatcaaagaaaatccctAAACAAATCTTCGGTAATAACCGGCTAAGCtaaggaaactacgaatcccAATTACCATTctcggttgctcccattgcaagattgcctcaatcttcttgggatcgatATAAATTCCAGCTCTggacaccacatgtcccaagaaaaccacttccttcaaccaaaattcacatttagagaacttggcatagagttgcctctcgcgcaaagtttgcaacaTAATGCGCAAATGGACAACATGTTCATCctcattcttcgaataaaccaggatgtcatccatgaatactatcacaaacttatccaagtatggatggaacaccctgttcataagatccataaaaactgtcggggcattagtcaaaccaaacgtcatcaccagaaactcataatgcctaTAACGCGTCTTGAAggcagtcttgggtacatcctgctccttaatcctcaactgatagtACCCAAATCTCAAATCAATCATAGAGAAGACCATAgcacctcgtaattgatcaaaaagatcatctatCTAgggtaaagggtatttattcttgatggtcactcggttcagcTGACGGTAATCGATACACAATCAAAGAgtgccatccttcttctttacaaataggactggtgctccccaaggagaaatgct
This window encodes:
- the LOC18507039 gene encoding transcription factor bHLH79 isoform X1, producing the protein MDPPLINESSFSAANLSSYSLAEIWPFPINSRSDPNVTTAGRLGVRMGTLGGFGESSGHRDGFGADLSSEDESSKMVSTTSANEFNDSNGKRVKSSTKNENAISKAEVETSSAAGSKPEQYGKPTEPPKQDYIHVRARRGQATDSHSLAERARREKISERMKILQDLVPGCNKVIGKALVLDEIINYIQSLQRQVEFLSMKLEAVNSRMNMSPSIEGFHSKDLGSQPFDAAGMIFGAQAAREYAQGSQPEWLQMHVGGNFERAT
- the LOC18507039 gene encoding transcription factor bHLH79 isoform X2 — its product is MDPPLINESSFSAANLSSYSLAEIWPFPINSRSDPNVTTAGRLGVRMGTLGGFGESSGHRDGFGADLSSEDESSKMVSTTSANEFNDSNGKRVKSSTKNENAISKAEVETSSAAGSKPEQYGKPTEPPKQDYIHVRARRGQATDSHSLAERARREKISERMKILQDLVPGCNKVIGKALVLDEIINYIQSLQRQVEFLSMKLEAVNSRMNMSPSIEGFHSKDLGNMLKDHSLSGCRCMLVEILKGQHNLEKPCWHSKQQE